A window of the Falco rusticolus isolate bFalRus1 chromosome 1, bFalRus1.pri, whole genome shotgun sequence genome harbors these coding sequences:
- the SLC2A11 gene encoding solute carrier family 2, facilitated glucose transporter member 11 produces the protein MNKLQRLLQSKILILTICAAGIGGTFQYGYNISIINAPASYIQMFMNETWLERTGVPLESNMILLLWSFTVSAYPLGGLTGAVAAGPMAIMLGRKMSLLLNNVFVIIAAFLSGFSRMAKSFEMIMLSRFFTGVNAGVSMNIQPMYLAEGAPKKLRGAVALTSASFTALGLVLGQVVGLREVLGGEESWPFLLASNVVPALIQLIALPWFPESPRYLLIDRGDKESCISALQKLRGNSDLSAELEEMLAEQAAVKGQKAKNPWELFQNPALRWQLISIVVLSSAMQLCGNDSMYFYAAYVFQEAGIPQEKIPYVVIGTGSCELITSVTCNMIIDYAGRRPLLLGGYIFMAGWAIVFMVALSQQTQISWMPYLSMACIFAYILSFGIGPAGVTGVLPTEVFDQMSRPAAYMICGALLWFNLFLVGTAFPFIVKSLAHFCYVPFLVVCVCTALYVGFFLPETKGKSFLEISKEFKKRNFKAQTHVVFYKGPEEIKSTIL, from the exons ATGAACAAGCTGCAGAGACTG CTTCAGAGCAAGATCCTGATACTGACAATATGTGCCGCTGGGATTGGAGGTACTTTCCAATATGGTTACAACATCTCCATCATCAATGCTCCAGCTTCA TACATCCAGATGTTCATGAATGAAACCTGGCTGGAGCGCACAGGCGTTCCCCTTGAGAGCAACATGATACTGCTGCTGTGGTCTTTCACTGTCTCTGCATACCCTCTGGGAGGACTCACTGGGGCTGTTGCTGCTGGGCCCATGGCCATCATGTTGGGAAG GAAGATGTCCCTGCTACTGAACAATGTCTTTGTGATCATAGCGGCATTCTTGTCAGGATTCAGCCGAATGGCAAAATCCTTTGAAATGATTATGCTCAGCAGATTTTTCACTGGAGTTAATGCAG GTGTAAGCATGAATATTCAGCCTATGTATCTGGCGGAAGGCGCCCCAAAGAAGCTCAGAGGAGCTGTGGCCTTGACCTCTGCATCATTTACAGCCCTGGGGTtggtgctggggcaggttgTTGGACTCAG GGAGGTACTaggaggggaggagagctggCCATTCCTTTTAGCTAGCAATGTGGTGCCTGCCCTGATCCAGCTCATAGCTCTGCCTTGGTTCCCTGAAAGTCCCAGGTACCTCTTGATTGACCGTGGAGATAAAGAATCCTGCATCTCTG cactgcagaagctcAGAGGCAACAGTGACCTGAGTGCAGAGCTAGAAGAGATGCTGGCTGAACAGGCTGCTGTTAAAGGCCAGAAAGCGAAGAACCCTTGGGAGCTTTTCCAAAATCCAGCTTTGAGGTGGCAGCTGATCAGTATCGTTGTGCTTAGCAGTGCCATGCAGCTCTGTGGGAATGATTCG atgtatttttatgcagCTTATGTGTTCCAAGAGGCTGGAATTCCTCAGGAAAAAATCCCATATGTTGTAATCGGCACGGGGAGCTGTGAACTGATCACGTCTGTCACTTGT AACATGATTATAGACTACGCTGGTCGGAGGCCACTGCTCCTGGGGGGTTATATCTTTATGGCAGGATGGGCCATAGTCTTCATGGTGGCTCTGAGCCAACAG ACTCAGATTAGCTGGATGCCTTATCTCAGCATGGCCTGCATTTTCGCCTATATCCTGAGCTTTGGAATCGGACCAG ctggtgTAACAGGAGTTCTGCCCACAGAAGTTTTTGATCAAATGTCCCGGCCAGCTGCCTACATGATCTGTGGTGCTCTGCTCTGGTTCAACCTATTTCTGGTTGGAACAGCCTTTCCATTCATTGTG aaAAGTCTAGCACATTTCTGCTACGTCCCATTCCTTGTGGTCTGCGTCTGCACTGCACTCTATGTTGggtttttccttcctgagaCAAAGGGAAAGTCCTTCCTGGAAATCTCGAAGGAGTTCAAGAAACGGAACTTCAAAGCTCAGACCCACGTGGTTTTTTATAAAGGCCCTGAAGAGATCAAATCCACCATATTGtag